A section of the Felis catus isolate Fca126 chromosome B2, F.catus_Fca126_mat1.0, whole genome shotgun sequence genome encodes:
- the GJE1 gene encoding putative gap junction epsilon-1 protein, protein MSLNYIKNFYEGCVKPPTVIGQFHTLFFGSVRMFFLGVLGFAVYGNEALHFSCDPDKREINLFCYNQFRPITPQVFWALQLVIVLVPGAIFHLYAACKSINQECILQKPVYTVIYILSVLLRISLEVIAFWLQIHLFGFQVKPLYLCDAGSFGEKFTIIKCMVPEHFEKTIFLIAMYTFTVITVVLCVAEIFEIIFRRLCFLIRQ, encoded by the exons ATGTCTCTAAATTACATCAAAAACTTCTATGAAGGATGT GTGAAGCCTCCAACTGTGATTGGTCAATTCCACACCCTATTCTTTGGATCAGTAAGAATGTTCTTCCTTGGTGTGTTAGGCTTTGCGGTCTATGGGAATGAGGCTTTGCACTTCAGTTGTGATccagacaaaagagaaataaacctcTTCTGTTATAATCAGTTCAGGCCAATCACTCCACAG GTGTTCTGGGCGTTACAACTAGTGATTGTCCTGGTTCCTGGCGCTATTTTCCATCTTTATGCTGCATGTAAAAGCATCAATCAAGAATGCATTCTTCAAAAGCCTGTCTACACTGTGATTTATATCCTCTCTGTTTTATTAAGAATTAGTCTAGAGGTGATAGCATTTTGGCTTCAGATTCACCTCTTTGGTTTCCAAGTTAAACCTCTCTACTTGTGTGATGCTGGATCTTTTGGGGAAAAATTTACTATTATAAAATGCATGGTGCCAGAACACTTTGAGAAGACCATTTTTCTCATTGCAATGTATACATTTACTGTAATTACAGTAGTATTATGTGTTGCTGAAATTTTTGAAATCATATTTAGAAGATTATGCTTTCTAATTAGGCAATGA